A section of the Ciceribacter thiooxidans genome encodes:
- the cobD gene encoding threonine-phosphate decarboxylase CobD: MSGAIVHGGGIAAAAALYGGCVGDWLDLSTGLNPCPPAVPDVPASAWQRLPDQHLLDEVTIAARDFYRSADILPLAVPGTQAAIQMLPRLVPADARIAILSPTYGEYARVFALAGASVDAIAGPDEVREDHALVVAVNPNNPDGRLLSRDAVKRLAADLAGRGGYLVVDEAFADCTPETSVVDFVPSTPNLIVFRSFGKFFGMAGIRLGFVIVVPEVRERMATWLGPWAVSGPALSVAATLFRGDAEAIRRRLAERRAALQRVLTGADLHVAGGTALFALVEDPHAEQLHSHLCRAHILTRKFDYAPTWLRIGLAPDEAADARLAAALSTWSGG, from the coding sequence ATGAGCGGCGCCATTGTTCATGGCGGCGGCATTGCGGCGGCGGCGGCGCTTTACGGCGGATGCGTCGGGGACTGGCTCGATCTTTCGACTGGCCTCAACCCATGCCCGCCGGCCGTTCCGGACGTCCCGGCCTCTGCCTGGCAGCGCCTCCCGGACCAGCATCTTCTCGATGAGGTGACGATCGCGGCGCGTGATTTCTACCGCTCCGCCGACATCCTGCCACTTGCCGTCCCGGGAACCCAGGCGGCGATCCAGATGCTGCCGCGCCTCGTTCCTGCCGACGCGCGGATTGCGATCCTCTCGCCGACCTATGGGGAATACGCCCGGGTCTTCGCGCTTGCCGGCGCGAGCGTCGACGCCATCGCCGGACCCGATGAGGTGCGTGAGGACCATGCCCTGGTCGTTGCGGTCAACCCGAACAACCCGGATGGCCGGCTGCTGTCACGCGACGCGGTCAAGCGCCTCGCCGCCGATCTTGCGGGTCGCGGCGGCTATCTCGTCGTCGACGAGGCCTTCGCCGACTGCACCCCGGAGACGAGCGTCGTCGACTTCGTGCCCAGCACCCCGAACCTGATCGTCTTCCGTTCCTTCGGAAAGTTCTTTGGCATGGCCGGCATTCGGCTCGGCTTCGTGATCGTCGTGCCGGAGGTTCGGGAGCGCATGGCGACCTGGCTCGGGCCTTGGGCGGTTTCGGGACCGGCCCTTTCGGTTGCGGCGACGCTTTTTCGCGGCGATGCGGAGGCGATCCGCCGGCGGCTCGCCGAGCGACGGGCGGCGCTGCAGCGGGTACTTACCGGGGCGGACCTTCACGTCGCCGGCGGCACGGCACTTTTTGCGCTCGTCGAGGACCCGCACGCGGAGCAACTCCATAGCCATCTTTGCCGGGCGCACATCCTGACCCGCAAGTTCGACTACGCGCCGACTTGGCTGCGCATCGGCCTTGCACCGGACGAGGCGGCGGATGCGCGTCTCGCCGCTGCCCTTTCGACCTGGAGCGGCGGATGA